From the Homo sapiens chromosome 1, GRCh38.p14 Primary Assembly genome, one window contains:
- the GPR3 gene encoding G-protein coupled receptor 3: MMWGAGSPLAWLSAGSGNVNVSSVGPAEGPTGPAAPLPSPKAWDVVLCISGTLVSCENALVVAIIVGTPAFRAPMFLLVGSLAVADLLAGLGLVLHFAAVFCIGSAEMSLVLVGVLAMAFTASIGSLLAITVDRYLSLYNALTYYSETTVTRTYVMLALVWGGALGLGLLPVLAWNCLDGLTTCGVVYPLSKNHLVVLAIAFFMVFGIMLQLYAQICRIVCRHAQQIALQRHLLPASHYVATRKGIATLAVVLGAFAACWLPFTVYCLLGDAHSPPLYTYLTLLPATYNSMINPIIYAFRNQDVQKVLWAVCCCCSSSKIPFRSRSPSDV, from the coding sequence ATGATGTGGGGTGCAGGCAGCCCTCTGGCCTGGCTCTCAGCTGGCTCAGGCAACGTGAATGTAAGCAGCGTGGGCCCAGCAGAGGGGCCCACAGGTCCAGCCGCACCACTGCCCTCGCCTAAGGCCTGGGATGTGGTGCTCTGCATCTCAGGCACCCTGGTGTCCTGCGAGAATGCGCTAGTGGTGGCCATCATCGTGGGCACTCCTGCCTTCCGTGCCCCCATGTTCCTGCTGGTGGGCAGCCTGGCCGTGGCAGACCTGCTGGCAGGCCTGGGCCTGGTCCTGCACTTTGCTGCTGTCTTCTGCATCGGCTCAGCGGAGATGAGCCTGGTGCTGGTTGGCGTGCTGGCAATGGCCTTTACCGCCAGCATCGGCAGTCTACTGGCCATCACTGTCGACCGCTACCTTTCTCTGTACAATGCCCTCACCTACTATTCAGAGACAACAGTGACACGGACCTATGTGATGCTGGCCTTAGTGTGGGGAGGTGCCCTGGGCCTGGGGCTGCTGCCTGTGCTGGCCTGGAACTGCCTGGATGGCCTGACCACATGTGGCGTGGTTTATCCACTCTCCAAGAACCATCTGGTAGTTCTGGCCATTGCCTTCTTCATGGTGTTTGGCATCATGCTGCAGCTCTACGCCCAAATCTGCCGCATCGtctgccgccatgcccagcagATTGCCCTTCAGCGGCACCTGCTGCCTGCCTCCCACTATGTGGCCACCCGCAAGGGCATTGCCACACTGGCCGTGGTGCTTGGAGCCTTTGCCGCCTGCTGGTTGCCCTTCACTGTCTACTGCCTGCTGGGTGATGCCCACTCTCCACCTCTCTACACCTATCTTACCTTGCTCCCTGCCACCTACAACTCCATGATCAACCCTATCATCTACGCCTTCCGCAACCAGGATGTGCAGAAAGTGCTGTGGGCTGTCTGCTGCTGCTGTTCCTCTTCCAAGATCCCCTTCCGATCCCGCTCCCCCAGTGATGTCTAG